The Deltaproteobacteria bacterium genome segment ACCAGATAGCACTGCAAGACAAGGGTGCAAAACAGAGGGCAGTTCATCCTGAAGGATACTGGTGGCAGTTTTGAGCGTTTCTTCTTCTATACCTTTGGTCGTACTAACAACGAGTGGTGTCCCAGAAAGAACAGGGGAAAGTTGACGGACTATTGCCCGTATAGCGTGCGACGGTATGGAGAGAACAATCAGCGTAGCTCCCCTGACAGCTTCTGCCAGAGAATTCGCATATGCCAAACTTGCGGGAAGAGTCACCCCAGGAAGATACCGGTGATTCTCTCGTGTCACTTGTAGTTCTTCAAAGAGAGCAGGTCGTCTAACCCATACACAGGCGTGGTGCCCGATAGAGGCGAGCAATGCAGCGAGCGCAGTTCCCCAGCCTCCTGCGCCAATGACAGCAACATGCACGGGGAATGTCCTCAGTGACTATCGTGAGTTATTCATCACCTGTTGCCAGCCAATAACACTGAATTGGCGAGCAGCCTGTGCTCCTTGACGGCGATAGGACGCAAATCGAGAGACATCACAGAAAGTACACGGTCCTACCATCTGCATCTGATTGCGAGGAACCCCAGACTGTTCGCCCTGCAAAAGGTTAAGTAAGCGAAGATCAAGCATGCCTTTTTCTCCTTTGGGTTGCCAAGTTGCCGGAGTCCCTGCTCCCCATCGCTCATAGAGCGATTCTCCCACGTCCCGACTGACTTCGTAACAACAGGGCCCAATAGCAGGACCACAGGCGAGCCACACCTCGGTGGGCTCGACATGCCATGAAGAAGAAAGCAGTTCCAACGCACGGGCAGTAATGCCTTTCAGCGTTCCTCGCCAACCAGCATGCAATGCTGCAACGACTCGTTGTTGTGGAGCCACCAGAAGGACCGGTACGCAGTCTGCGGTTGCGATTCCCAATAATACGCCCTCTGCTTGTGTGATGAATCCATCTGCTTCTGTTACGTCCTTCGTTGAGCCAGCAGTAACGAAGAGAATTTCATCCCCGTGGACTTGCTTGAGCGTGCGAAAATCCCAGCCGCAGGCGTTAAGGTCGATGGAGAGCTGGTCGCGGTTTTCGATATGCGTAGAGAAACCATGAACGAGTGCAGGAAATCGATCCCACCCTTCTGCATGAAGCCAGTGTGGAGGTAAGGGGAAAGTCCAAAGTTGGGTCGTTTTCATGAATGCCGCTCAACTCCGCTTACGATGGGGCCGTTTCTTCTCGCGCTATCTGAGATGAATGGAGATTACTGGTGCGTTCAAGAAGGGCAACGGTTTCAACCTGGTCGGTTTGTGGAAACATGTCAAACGGCTGGACTTTCTTCACTACGTATCCCTCTTGAGTAAAACAGTCGAGATCTCGCGCCAGTGTTGTTGGCTCACACGAGATGTAAATCATTCGTCCAATGTTGGCATCCAGCAGCGCACTGAACGCTTCCGGACTCAATCCCTTTCGAGGAGGATTGATCACGGCAACAGCAATCTGTGGTAGCGAGGTGGTGATCTCGCGGAGTTTAGTCGCAGCATCCCCAGCGAAGAAGCGACAGTTGTGGTACCCATTACGACGAGCGTTCTGTTTGGCGGTATTCACTGCTCCTTCATTGTCGTCGATGCCGATCACCAACTGTGCTTTCGATGCAAGATAAAGAGAAATCGGGCCAATCCCGCAGTACAGATCGAGAACGATTTCCTGACTCGTTATATTTGCCCACTCTAATGCAGTTTCGTAGATGCGGCGTGCAACAGGAGGATTCACTTGTGAGAAAGCGTAGACAGGAACGATGATACGAAATGGCCCAATT includes the following:
- the pgeF gene encoding peptidoglycan editing factor PgeF yields the protein MKTTQLWTFPLPPHWLHAEGWDRFPALVHGFSTHIENRDQLSIDLNACGWDFRTLKQVHGDEILFVTAGSTKDVTEADGFITQAEGVLLGIATADCVPVLLVAPQQRVVAALHAGWRGTLKGITARALELLSSSWHVEPTEVWLACGPAIGPCCYEVSRDVGESLYERWGAGTPATWQPKGEKGMLDLRLLNLLQGEQSGVPRNQMQMVGPCTFCDVSRFASYRRQGAQAARQFSVIGWQQVMNNSR